A stretch of DNA from Micromonospora sp. WMMD1155:
CTCCTCGCCGAGGGTGGCGATCCGCGCGTACCCGGCGAAGGCGAAGAACAGCAGCCCGGCGGCGGTCAGCACGCCCCGGGCGGAGCCGCCGGGCTCGGTCAGCCGGTCCAGGTGCACCGGCCCATCCAGCACGCCGACGACAGCGACCACTGTCAGCACCGCGAGCACGAGCGCGACCAGCAGTTTCGTGGCGGTGGCCGTCTTGCCGACGCCGCGCAGGTTCACGGCGGTCACCGCGAGCACCGCGCCGACCGCGACCAGCCGGGCCAGCCCCGGCCACAGGTACGCCCCGATGGTCAACGCCATCGCCGCGCAACTCGCCGTCTTGCCGACGACGAACCCCCAGCCGGCCACGAACCCGGCGAACGGCCCGAGGCGCGCCCGCCCGTAGACGTAGGTGCCGCCCGACTCCGGGTAGCGGGCCGCCAACCGCGCCGAGCTGGTCGCGTTGCAGTAGGCCACGAAACCCGCCAGCACCAGCGCGGGCAGCAGACCGGCGCCACCGGCCGCCGCCGCGGCCGGGCCGAAGACCACGAAGACGCCCGCACCGAGCATCGAGCCCAACCCGATGACAACCGCATCGGGTACGCCGAGCCGCCGCGCCAGTTGATCCACGGACCGAAACCCTAGGGGTACGACGTGAACGGCCGGTCCCACTCGCGTAACCGGCCGGGGAGGGGCAGGGCGTCCCACGGGACCCGGTGCAGCAAGCGGTCCAGGAGCAGGCCCAGCAGCAGCCCGGCCACCGAGTCGGTCAGCCAGTGCCACCCCAGGTAGGTGGTGGTGGTGAGGACCACCAACGGCGGCACGATGCGGATCACGGTGACGAGCCGACTCGGGAGTTGCCGGCCGAAGCTGCGGACCAGCGGGGCGAGCAGCAGGGCGATGACGCCGTACCAGACGATGGCGTTGGCGACGTGCCCCGACGGGTAGGACTGGGCGAATCGCACCGGCAGGTCGTCGTGGAACAGCGGCAGGGTCTGCTCGGGCGACAGAAACGGCTCCTTGACGCTGGCGCTCGGTGCGGCCCGCGCGGTCCAGACCTTCAGCGGGCCGATGGTGAAGGTCGTGATCACGAACCCGACCACCGGCAGCAGGATCGGCCGCACCGACCGCAGCCGGACGGCCAGCAGCACGCCGAGCCCGACGCCGATCAGGGTCAACGGGGTGCCCTGGCCGAGGAAGTTCAGCACCCGGGCGACCCAGTAGGCGGCGGTCGGTCGGTGTGCGTCGGCCCAGTCGGCGACGGCCCGGTCCAATCCGAAGAGTTGATCGGCGGCGAGCGCCACCGTCAAACCGACCAATCCGACCAGCAGCAGCGCGTCGAACCACCAGCCGGCCGGGCGGACCGGCCGTAGCCGCAGGTCACGTCGTACCGCCGTCGGTTTGAGCACGCGACCACGCTACCGGCCCGGTGCGAGTCCGGGGTGTTCGGCGCTGTGGGCCCAACCACGATGTGAGGCGGATGCGGGGGGCGAGGCGTCATGCTTGTGCCCGTGCGGATCACGTCTGCCCTCGTGGACCCGGCGCTGCTCGACCTGCCCTGGTCGACTCCGCTGGAGGAGTGGCCTGCCCAACATCTGGTGGCCCTGCCACAGGGCATCTCCCGACACATCGTCCGGTTCGTCCGGCTCGGTGACTACGTCTACGCCTTCAAGGAGACCCGGGAGCGGATCGCCGAGCGGGAGTACGACCTGCTCCGGGCCCTGGAGCGGATCGACTTCCCCTCGGTCGAGGCGGTGGCGGTCGTCGCGGACCGGCAGACCGAGGACGGGGAGCACCTCGAATCGGTGCTGATCACCCGGCACCTGCAGTTCTCGCTGCCGTACCGTGCGCTCTTCTCGCACACGTTGCGACCGGAGACGATGAGCCGGCTGCTCGACGCGCTCGCCGCCCTGATCGTGCGGATGCACCTGACCGGCTTCTTCTGGGGCGACTGCTCGCTGTCCAACACGCTGTTCCGCCGGGACGCGGGCGCGTTCGCCGCCTACCTGGTCGACGCGGAGACCGGTGCGTTGCACAACTCGCTCTCCAACGGTCAGCGCGGCGAGGACCTGGAGATCGCCCGGGTGAACATCTTCGGCGAGGCGTTGGACCTCCAGGCCGCCGGCCTGCTGCACGAGTCCATCGACCCGGAGGTGGTCTGCGAGGAGGTCGTGCAGCGCTACGAGCGCCTGTGGCACGAGATCACCTACGAGCAGGCGATCGAGCGGGAGGCGCGGCACGACATCGAGGGGCGGATCCGCCGCCTCAACGAGCTGGGCTTCGACGTGGCCGAGGTGGCCATGTCGGGCGGCGAGGACGGGCGTTTCCTGGTCCGGCCGAAGGTGGTGGACGCCGGCTACCACACCCGGCGGCTGCTGCGGCTGACCGGCCTGGACGCCGAGGAGAACCAGGCGCGCAAGCTGCTCAACGACCTGGACGCCTACCGGGCGGAGAGCGACCTGATCGACGAGCAGCAGGCCGCGCACCGCTGGCTCACCGAGGTCTTCGAGCCGGTGGTCCGGGCCGTTCCGGCGCACCTGCGTCGCAAGTTGGAGCCGCAGGAGCTGTTCGCGCAGATCATCGAGCACAAGTGGCTGCTCTCCGAGCAGGCCGGCCGGGACGTCGGAATGCGCCACGCCGTCCAGTCGTACCTGACCGACGTGCTGGTGCACCGCCCCGACGAGCAGGCCGTCCTCGGCGTGGAAGTCGCCGGCCTGAGCTGAGACCCCGGTTGGTCTGTCCGGGGCCTTGGTTGTCGGGGCCTTGGTTGTCGGGGCCTTGGTTGTCGGGGCCTTGGTTGTCCGGGCCTTGGTTGTCCGGGGTCTGGTGGCTCCGGCCGGCTCGAACGGTCGGCTCGGCTACCGGACTACCTGCCCGCTGCCTTTGGAGCTGATGTCGTAAACGATTCAGCCCTGGTCGGTAGGGCTGGGCTGGTCGCCTCGACCGGGCCGC
This window harbors:
- a CDS encoding DUF4032 domain-containing protein, with translation MLVPVRITSALVDPALLDLPWSTPLEEWPAQHLVALPQGISRHIVRFVRLGDYVYAFKETRERIAEREYDLLRALERIDFPSVEAVAVVADRQTEDGEHLESVLITRHLQFSLPYRALFSHTLRPETMSRLLDALAALIVRMHLTGFFWGDCSLSNTLFRRDAGAFAAYLVDAETGALHNSLSNGQRGEDLEIARVNIFGEALDLQAAGLLHESIDPEVVCEEVVQRYERLWHEITYEQAIEREARHDIEGRIRRLNELGFDVAEVAMSGGEDGRFLVRPKVVDAGYHTRRLLRLTGLDAEENQARKLLNDLDAYRAESDLIDEQQAAHRWLTEVFEPVVRAVPAHLRRKLEPQELFAQIIEHKWLLSEQAGRDVGMRHAVQSYLTDVLVHRPDEQAVLGVEVAGLS
- a CDS encoding phosphatase PAP2 family protein, giving the protein MRLRPVRPAGWWFDALLLVGLVGLTVALAADQLFGLDRAVADWADAHRPTAAYWVARVLNFLGQGTPLTLIGVGLGVLLAVRLRSVRPILLPVVGFVITTFTIGPLKVWTARAAPSASVKEPFLSPEQTLPLFHDDLPVRFAQSYPSGHVANAIVWYGVIALLLAPLVRSFGRQLPSRLVTVIRIVPPLVVLTTTTYLGWHWLTDSVAGLLLGLLLDRLLHRVPWDALPLPGRLREWDRPFTSYP